CTCCCCCCGGTGGTGACCGAGAAGCACAAGGTGTTGATGATCCTCGTCAACCTCATCAGCAACGCCAAGTACGCCGTGGAGTCCGTACCCGAGCAGGAGCGGTGTGTGACCGTGCGACTGCAACGCCCCAACGCCGAGCGGATCCAGCTCTCCGTGCAGGACAATGGGGTGGGAATCCCGTCCGAGATGCTCACGCGAATCTTCCAACATGGCTTCACCACTCGCGAGGGCGGACACGGCTTCGGCCTGCACTCCAGCGCCTTGGCGGCCCAGGAAATGGGCGGCTCGCTGCTGGCTCGCAGCGACGGACCCGCTCAGGGGGCCACGTTCATCCTCGATCTGCCCCTCCAACCGCAAACCGGACGCCAGGACACTCCTAAAGAAAATAGCGGTGCCTGAAGCGTCCATCTCTGCTTTGTATCCACCCGAGTGCACGGAAAGGGATCACGACCCATGTCGGACAAGACCATCATCATCGAGGGACTCGAAGCGCTGCGAGCGGCGGTGGGACGCAAGCTCGGCAACTCCGAGTGGAAGACGCTCACGGACGCGGAGATCGCGCGCTTCGCCGAGGCCACGGGTGACTTGCAGTGGATCCACCTGGACCGCGAGCGCTGCGCGCGCGAGTCGCCCTTCGGCGTGCCCGTGGCCCATGGCTACTACACCGTCTCGCGCATCGCCGGCCTGATCTTCGAGGCCCTCGAGGTGCGTGGCTTCTCGCTCGTACTCAACTACGGCCTCAACAAGGTGCGCTTCCCCGCCCCCCTCAAGTCCGGCGCCCGCTACCGGCTGGCGCTCGAATTGAAGGAGATCAAGGAGCTGCCCAAGGGGGTCGAAGCCCTGCTGATCGCCACCATCGAGATCGAGGGCGAGCCCAAGCCGGCCTGCGTCGCCGAGGTGCTCTACCGCTACATGCTCGCGTGAGCCAGCAGGCCCGAGCGCGCCACCCGCTCGACGGCCTCCGCCAGGCGCTCCTCGCCTTGCACGAGGGCGAGCCGCACATAGCCCTCGCCCATCGCGCCAAAGCCACTGCCGGGCACCACGGTGACCCCCGTCCGCTCCAGCAGAGCCATGGAGAAGGCGAGACTGGACTCGAATCCCCGGGGGATGGGTGCCCAGCAGAACATGGTGGCCCGGGGCTTGGGGACGTCCCAGCCCACGCGCACGAGCCCGTCCACCAGCACGTCCCGGCGCCGCTGGTAGGTGGCCGCCAGCTCGACCACGCTTTCCTGCGGCCCCGTCAGGGCGGCCACCGCGGCCAGTTGGATGGGACGGAACAGCCCATAGTCCAGGTGGGCCTTCACCTCCGCGAGCAGACCCAGCAGCCGCGCGTTGCCCACCGCGTACGCGATGCGCGCTCCCGCCAGGTTGTACGTCTTGGACAGGGAGTTGAACTCCAGGCCCACCTCCCGCGCGCCCGGCGTCTCCAGGAAGCTCGGCGGCCGGTACCCGTCGAAGGCCAGCTCGCTGTAGGCCGCGTCATGCAACACCACCGTGCCGTAGCGGCGCGCGAAGGCCACCACCTTCTCGAAGAACCCCGGCTGGACGATGGCCGCGAGCGGGTTGCTCGGGTAGTTGAGCAGCAACAGCCGGGCACGCCGCTTGACGTCCTCCGGCAGCGCCTCCAGGTCCGGCAGGTGGCCGTGCTCGGCCTTCAAGGGCACCGGATGCAGCCGCGCCCCCGCCAGCACGGGCCCCGCCGTGTAGATGGGGTAGCCCGGATCCGGCACCAGCACGAGATCTCCGGGATCCGTGAACGCCTGGGTGAGGTGGGCCAGGCCCTCCTGCGAACCGGTCAACCCCAGCACCTCGGTGCCAGGATCCAACGTCACGCCGAAGCGGCGCTGATAGGCGAACGCCACCGCCTCCCGGAAGGCCGGTAGATCCTTGAGCGGGTAGCCGTAATGGCCCGGCTCCCGCACCGCCCGCGCGAGGGCCTCGATGACATGGGGAGCGGGAGGCAGATCCGGACTGCCGATGGACAGGTTGAGGACGTCGGCGCCAGTGGCGAGCTTGCGCTGGCGCGCCTCGTCCATGGTGGAGAAGACGGAAGCGGAGAGCTGGCGCAGACGCAGGGGTTTGTGCTCGGACATGGGACGGGCGCCCCTCTACCACGCCCCCTAGTCACCGCGCAGCAACGCCACGCCGCAGAGGATGAGCAGCACGGCCAGCAGCCGCCTGGGTGACAGGCCCTCGTGGAAGAGCGCCACGCTGAAGACGAGCGTCAGGGCCGCCTCCAGTCCGAGCACCGCCACGTACACGACGCCCAGGTCCGCCTGGCGCAGCGCGAGCGCCTGGAGCACCGCCCCCAGCACGAAGAGCCCCAGGAAGGCCAGCGTCGGCAGGGGGCGGGAGACCCCCTCCGAGAGCTTCATGAAGATGCCGCCCCCCGCGAAGCAGACGGCCGTGAAGAGCAGCAACACCATGTTCCTGGCGGACACCCGGCCTCCCTCTCAGTCGTGTGCGGGCTCGCTCGTGCCCCGGCCATTCACCGGCAGGAGCAGGACGAAGGTGGTGCCCCGGCCCAGCTCGCTGCGCACCCGGATCTCTCCCCCCATCTTCTGGATGATGGACTGGCTGATGGACAGCCCAAGCCCCGTGCCCGCGCCCGCGGGCTTGGTGGTGAAGAAGGGCTCGAAGATGTGGGGCAACACCTCGGGGGGGATGCCCGTGCCGGTGTCGGCGATGTCGATGCGCACCCAATCTCCCTCCACCCCGGTGCTCACCCGGAGCAGGTTGTGCGCCGGCGTCCCGGAGCGCATGGCGTGCGCGGCGTTGATGACCAGGTTGAGGAAGACCTGGCTCAGCCGGCCCTCGCTGGCGGGGACGAGCGGCAGCACGCTCGCGTAGTGCTTCTCCACCCGCGCCGTGTGCTTCAACTCGGCGTGGGCCATGCGCAGCACGACGTCCAGACACGCATGCAGGTCCACGGGCGCCACCTCCTCGCCCGCCGTATGGGAGAAGAAGCGCATGTCGCGCACGATGTCCCGGATGCGCCGGCCTCCGGTCAGGGACTCGGCGAGGATGTCCTTCACCTCCGTGAGCGTCTCCCCCACGCGCGGCGGCAGCCCCGGCATCGCCGCCAGGGTCGCTTCCAGCTCGTCACGGCACTCCTGGAGATAGGTGAGGTTGGAGAGCACGTAGGCCGTCGGGTTGTTGATCTCATGGGCGATACCCGCCGCCAGTGCGCCCATGGACGCGAGCCGCTCGTTCTGGATGAACTGCTGCTCCAGCCGCCATTTCTCGGTGACGTCCCGGCCCACGAGGAGCATCCGCCGCTGCGTTCCCGTCACCTGGAGCGAGGCGGTGATGCTCAGCACCACGCGCTCTCCCGAGGCCGAGCGCAGGCCCTGGTTCTCCAGGCGCACCGTGCCGAAAGCGAGCAGATCCCTCAGGGCCTGGCGCAGGGTCTCGCGCTCGTTCTCCAGGCATAGCGATTCGAGCACCGTGCCCCGCAGACGCTCCTCGGAGATGCCCAACAGCCGCTCCGCCACGGGGTTGACGTGCAGCACGCGCCCGTCCTCATGCAGCATGAAGACGGCCTCGCCCGAGTGCTCCATCAGGTAGTTGTTGCGCTCGTGCGCCTCGAGCACCTGGGCTTCCAGGCTCGCCGCGTAGCGCTCCAGCAGCGACTTGGCCTCGCGCAGCGCCGCCTCCTGGCGTCGGCGCTCGCTGATGTCGGCGTAGATGCCCACCATGCCCCGCACGGAGCCATCCTCGTTCTTGAGAGGCACCTTGCTGGTGAGCACCCAGGCATCCTCCGTCACGCCGAGCAGCCGCAGGGGCTCCTCGAAGGACAGCCTGGGCACGCCGGACTCCATCACCGCGGCATCATCCCGGCGGTACTTCTCGGCCAGCTCGCGCGGCAGGGGCAGCTCGAAGTCCGTCTTCCCGATGAGCTCCGCGGGAGACGCCACGCCCATGTCCCGCGCGAACTGCGGATTGGCGCCCAGGTAGGCGCTGTTGCGGTCCTTCCAGAACACCGAGTACGGAATGTGGGTGAGGATGCTGCGCAGCAGGGCCTGCTTCTCGCGCAGCCGGGTCTCGACGCGCTGGCGCTCGCGCATCTCCGCCTCGAGCGTCGCGTTGAGCTGGCGCATCTTCTCCTGGGTCCGCTCCAGCTCCTCGTTGTGCTCCCGCATCTTCTGCATCTGGGCGCGCAGGCGCAGCAACAGTTCCACCTGCCGCTTGAGCCCGAGCAGGATGTGACGCTGGGAGTCACTGAGCGTCCGGGGCCGCGGATCAATGACGCACAGGGTGCCCAGGTTGTAGCCATCCTCCGTCTGGATGGGGGCGCCCGCATAGAAGCGGATGAAGGGAAACCCCTGGACGAGCGGGTTGGTGGCGAAGCGCGCATCCGCCCGCGCGTCCTCGACGAGAAAGAGACTCTCCCCCTCGATGGCATGGGTGCAGAAGGAGATGTTCCGATCCGTCTCTTCCACCCCCTCCAGGCCCACGTTCGCCTTGAACCACTGCCGCTCCCGGTCCAACAGGCTGATGAGGGCGATGGGCGTTCCACACGACTCGGCGGCGAGCCGCACGATGTCGTCGAAATCGGGCTCGGGAGCAGTATCGAGAAGCCCCGAGCGAGTCAGGGCTTCGAGGCGTTGGCGCTCGTCCACCGGCATTTCTAGAGAGGCTACACCCAGAGTGAGCGGCGAGCAGCGTGAAGTCACGGGTTCGACCCTTCACCAAGACGCTCCACCGGCACTCGACCTCAGCGCACCTGATGGACGGTTCAAGTCTGGAACATGCAATGACGCGGGGCGCACAGGCATCCCTCCTGCCACCAACTGCCCACTACTGCTCACTTGAGTGGCATTTCCGCGAGGCATCCCACGCCGTGGGGCATCCAACCGCCCGCGTCCCGGACGAGGCATCGGGCACGCGGACGGAAACCCACACAGGGAGGAACAGCAATGACCAAGGCGTACAAGGGACGAGAGATTCGCTTGAAGTCCCGCCCCCAGGGCGAGCCCACGCGGGCCAACTTCGAGCTGACGGAGGTGAGCCTCCCCGAGCCCGCGGAGGGTCAGCTCCTGGTGCGCAACCACTTCATGTCCGTGGACCCGTACATGCGGGGCCGGATGAACGACGCGAAGTCCTACGTTCCGCCCTTCCAGCTCGGACAGGCCCTGGATGGAGGCGCCGTGGGCGAGGTGCTGCGCTCGCGCTCGCCCGACTTCAAGGAAGGCGACTTCGTCGTCGGCAATGGCGGCTGGCGTGAGTACAACGTGGGCGACGCGAAGGGCTACGCCAAGGTGGACCCCAAGCTGGCGCCGCTCCAGGCCTACCTCGGGGTGCTCGGCATGCCAGGCCACACGGCCTACGTGGGCCTGCTCGACATCGGCAAGCCCGTGAAGGGGGAGACGGTGTTCGTGTCCGCCGCGGCGGGAGCGGTGGGCGGGCTCGTCGGGCAGAT
This Cystobacter fuscus DSM 2262 DNA region includes the following protein-coding sequences:
- a CDS encoding MaoC family dehydratase, whose protein sequence is MSDKTIIIEGLEALRAAVGRKLGNSEWKTLTDAEIARFAEATGDLQWIHLDRERCARESPFGVPVAHGYYTVSRIAGLIFEALEVRGFSLVLNYGLNKVRFPAPLKSGARYRLALELKEIKELPKGVEALLIATIEIEGEPKPACVAEVLYRYMLA
- a CDS encoding PAS domain-containing protein; this encodes MPVDERQRLEALTRSGLLDTAPEPDFDDIVRLAAESCGTPIALISLLDRERQWFKANVGLEGVEETDRNISFCTHAIEGESLFLVEDARADARFATNPLVQGFPFIRFYAGAPIQTEDGYNLGTLCVIDPRPRTLSDSQRHILLGLKRQVELLLRLRAQMQKMREHNEELERTQEKMRQLNATLEAEMRERQRVETRLREKQALLRSILTHIPYSVFWKDRNSAYLGANPQFARDMGVASPAELIGKTDFELPLPRELAEKYRRDDAAVMESGVPRLSFEEPLRLLGVTEDAWVLTSKVPLKNEDGSVRGMVGIYADISERRRQEAALREAKSLLERYAASLEAQVLEAHERNNYLMEHSGEAVFMLHEDGRVLHVNPVAERLLGISEERLRGTVLESLCLENERETLRQALRDLLAFGTVRLENQGLRSASGERVVLSITASLQVTGTQRRMLLVGRDVTEKWRLEQQFIQNERLASMGALAAGIAHEINNPTAYVLSNLTYLQECRDELEATLAAMPGLPPRVGETLTEVKDILAESLTGGRRIRDIVRDMRFFSHTAGEEVAPVDLHACLDVVLRMAHAELKHTARVEKHYASVLPLVPASEGRLSQVFLNLVINAAHAMRSGTPAHNLLRVSTGVEGDWVRIDIADTGTGIPPEVLPHIFEPFFTTKPAGAGTGLGLSISQSIIQKMGGEIRVRSELGRGTTFVLLLPVNGRGTSEPAHD
- a CDS encoding DMT family transporter, encoding MSARNMVLLLFTAVCFAGGGIFMKLSEGVSRPLPTLAFLGLFVLGAVLQALALRQADLGVVYVAVLGLEAALTLVFSVALFHEGLSPRRLLAVLLILCGVALLRGD
- a CDS encoding aminotransferase class I/II-fold pyridoxal phosphate-dependent enzyme, whose translation is MSEHKPLRLRQLSASVFSTMDEARQRKLATGADVLNLSIGSPDLPPAPHVIEALARAVREPGHYGYPLKDLPAFREAVAFAYQRRFGVTLDPGTEVLGLTGSQEGLAHLTQAFTDPGDLVLVPDPGYPIYTAGPVLAGARLHPVPLKAEHGHLPDLEALPEDVKRRARLLLLNYPSNPLAAIVQPGFFEKVVAFARRYGTVVLHDAAYSELAFDGYRPPSFLETPGAREVGLEFNSLSKTYNLAGARIAYAVGNARLLGLLAEVKAHLDYGLFRPIQLAAVAALTGPQESVVELAATYQRRRDVLVDGLVRVGWDVPKPRATMFCWAPIPRGFESSLAFSMALLERTGVTVVPGSGFGAMGEGYVRLALVQGEERLAEAVERVARSGLLAHASM